One region of Vitis vinifera cultivar Pinot Noir 40024 chromosome 1, ASM3070453v1 genomic DNA includes:
- the LOC100256184 gene encoding uncharacterized protein LOC100256184 has protein sequence MRALLSPEPPSISYLTPTRTTKRRSIFHWKIQTSLRFSAGNGNCSIRPRSMCLNVKSALDSATIDQLGLPESEIRNPSVSPSYRSWKLPKPNQTVLDAQARVCTGPTQTKPLGEEQALKVLDTILRSAKGELKDQEEVSKAQLGAFFAGMTIRANAFPEATQWSDGERRAMNKFWPLLVRVLPPDVLFIADPEGSIMGIGGSAGPHYVGNGPSEMRLVGALREVLAGGHLGYEEVQGVLRDVLPLKLEDKKSAGVSESLLSAFLIGQRMNRETDRELKAYCLAFDDELGSQPVADVRSLTHYGEPYDGNTRYFRSTLFVAAVRSCYSESCLLHGVEWMPPKGGITEEQMLKFMGANTQLSPLQAKKLLEDDEVGFAYLSQREAQPSLHSIIGLREHIKKRPPLATSEKVQQLVRAQGREAIIAGFFHEGYEEPLLMLMRRRGVHSGLVVKGEEGALSMTTKLRSVNASKGLPVNYCSGFRSLSATSALELDGVSRENFNIVINAKDYGFEPTDTPRTDRSVSRNIELGLAALRGEKGPAYDRIVLNAGIADHLLGCDGAEDIFSALDRAREAIDSGKALDRLLNYIKISHKMK, from the exons ATGAGAGCTCTGCTCAGCCCAGAACCACCTTCCATCTCATATCTCACTCCTACTCGCACCACCAAACGTCGTAGTATCTTTCACTGGAAGATCCAAACCTCCCTTCGATTCTCTGCAGGAAATGGCAACTGTTCGATTCGACCGAGAAGTATGTGTTTGAATGTGAAGTCTGCATTGGACTCAGCGACGATCGATCAGCTAGGGCTTCCGGAATCCGAAATCCGAAATCCGTCTGTGTCGCCGTCGTATCGCAGTTGGAAGTTGCCGAAACCGAATCAGACGGTGTTGGATGCTCAAGCTAGGGTTTGTACTGGACCCACTCAGACCAAGCCACTCGGAGAGGAGCAGGCCCTGAAGGTGTTGGATACTATTTTGAGATCAG CTAAAGGAGAACTCAAAGATCAAGAGGAAGTTTCAAAAGCTCAACTTGGGGCCTTTTTTGCTGGAATGACAATCCGTGCAAATGCCTTTCCTGAAGCAACCCAATGGAGTGATGGGGAGAGGCGTGCCATGAACAAATTCTGGCCCCTCCTAGTTCGGGTGCTTCCACCTGATGTACTTTTTATAGCTGATCCTGAAGGCTCTATTATGGGAATAGGTGGTTCAGCTGGACCCCATTATGTTGGCAATGGACCTTCTGAAATGAGATTGGTTGGTGCTCTTAGGGAAGTTTTGGCAGGAGGTCATCTGGGATATGAGGAagtccaaggtgttttaagagATGTTCTTCCATTGAAACTAGAAGATAAGAAATCAGCAGGTGTCAGTGAGTCGTTACTTTCAGCATTTTTAATAGGTCAACGTATGAATAGAGAAACAGATCGTGAGCTTAAAGCATACTGTCTTGCATTTGATGATGAACTTG GTTCTCAGCCGGTTGCTGATGTTAGATCATTGACACATTATGGTGAGCCTTATGATGGAAACACACGTTACTTCAGGAGTACACTGTTTGTTGCTGCAGTTAGATCCTGTTATAGCGAATCTTGCTTGCTTCATGGTGTGGAATGGATGCCACCTAAG GGGGGTATAACTGAAGAGCAAATGCTGAAGTTCATGGGAGCAAACACACAGTTATCCCCATTGCAGGCAAAAAAACTTCTTGAG GATGATGAGGTCGGTTTTGCGTACTTAAGTCAACGTGAAGCTCAACCATCTCT ACATTCAATAATTGGATTAAGGGAGCACATAAAGAAACGTCCACCTTTGGCCACATCTGAAAAAGTCCAGCAACTTGTTAGG GCTCAGGGAAGGGAAGCAATAATTGCTGGATTTTTTCATGAAGGATATGAAGAACCACTATTAATGCTTATGAGAAGAAGAGGTGTTCATTCTGGTTTGGTGGTGAAG GGTGAGGAAGGGGCTCTTTCAATGACAACAAAATTGAGATCAGTAAATGCATCAAAAGGACTTCCAGTGAACTACTGTTCAGGGTTCCGCTCTCTGAGTGCCACATCTGCTCTTGAACTTGATG GGGTGTCTCGCGAGAATTTCAACATTGTGATTAATGCCAAGGACTATGGTTTTGAACCCACTGATACTCCAAGAACGGATAGATCG GTGTCAAGGAATATAGAGTTGGGTTTAGCAGCTCTTCGTGGTGAAAAAGGACCAGCATATGATCGAATTGTCTTAAATGCTGGAATAGCAGATCACCTGCTGGGGTGTGATGGTGCAGAGGATATATTCTCAGCCTTGGATAGAGCCAGAGAAGCCATTGACAGTGGTAAGGCCTTAGACAGGCTCTTAAATTACATTAAGATCTctcataaaatgaaataa
- the LOC100254623 gene encoding protein POOR HOMOLOGOUS SYNAPSIS 1 isoform X4 — MAGALVTMATEHSDKSMAAIRDEWEIQFSRFFNNPALSSTCSSSTIHPDLIRKTRSLRRGTWISSSSASLQLLTDHSTSQAILIVRSGGRIHEEHFISKLLFSWPQVSCVSGFPARGSRVVFVSYKDCVSQVQKFALRFSTIYETERFINALKDILKDVEDIELLSSGFVTEVSSQSEFVSSNIPPYRISEELSVPVHSHCSLLPPSSNHEVEQHSRSQETAVNHNCEGTFVDMPPSFTSLLTNCCFETQAAAQPTITEEMDLKSQIARYMEDSSFQG, encoded by the exons atggcAGGCGCTCTGGTGACAATGGCCACTGAACACTCAGACAAGTCCATGGCCGCCATTAGAGATGAGTGGGAGATCCAATTTTCTCGCTTCTTTAACAATCCTGCTCTCTCCTCCACCTGTTCTTCCTCTACTATTCACCCTGACCTCATCAGAAAAACAAGAAGTTTACGCAGAGGTACCTGGATTTCCTCTTCTTCTGCTTCCCTGCAACTTCTCACCGATCACTCCACTTCTCAAGCCATCCTGATCGTCCGTTCCGGAGGAAGGATCCAT GAAGAGCACTTCATTTCCAAGCTGCTTTTCTCTTGGCCTCAGGTATCATGTGTCTCTGGATTTCCTGCCAGGGGTAGCAGAGTTGTATTCGTGAGCTATAAAGATTGTGTTAGCCAG GTTCAGAAGTTTGCCTTGCGGTTTTCAACAATTTACGAAACTGAAAGATTCATAAATGCTTTAAAG GATATCTTGAAGGATGTGGAGGACATTGAGCTTCTCAGTAGTGGCTTCGTAACTGAAGTTTCATCACAATCTGAGTTTGTTTCTTCTAATATACCTCCCTATAG AATTAGTGAGGAATTGAGTGTTCCTGTTCACTCGCACTGTTCTTTGTTGCCCCCCAGCTCAAACCATGAAGTTGAGCAGCACTCACGTTCTCAGGAAACTGCAGTTAATCATAATTGTGAAGGCACTTTCGTGGACATGCCACCCAGCTTCACATCATTATTAACTAACTGTTGCTTTGAGACGCAAG CTGCAGCACAACCAACTATAACTGAGGAAATGGATCTCAAATCCCAAATTGCG AGATACATGGAAGACTCTTCATTCCAAG GTTAG
- the LOC100254623 gene encoding protein POOR HOMOLOGOUS SYNAPSIS 1 isoform X1: MAGALVTMATEHSDKSMAAIRDEWEIQFSRFFNNPALSSTCSSSTIHPDLIRKTRSLRRGTWISSSSASLQLLTDHSTSQAILIVRSGGRIHEEHFISKLLFSWPQVSCVSGFPARGSRVVFVSYKDCVSQVQKFALRFSTIYETERFINALKDILKDVEDIELLSSGFVTEVSSQSEFVSSNIPPYRISEELSVPVHSHCSLLPPSSNHEVEQHSRSQETAVNHNCEGTFVDMPPSFTSLLTNCCFETQAAAQPTITEEMDLKSQIARYMEDSSFQDMLFKVEKVISEMGDDLML; encoded by the exons atggcAGGCGCTCTGGTGACAATGGCCACTGAACACTCAGACAAGTCCATGGCCGCCATTAGAGATGAGTGGGAGATCCAATTTTCTCGCTTCTTTAACAATCCTGCTCTCTCCTCCACCTGTTCTTCCTCTACTATTCACCCTGACCTCATCAGAAAAACAAGAAGTTTACGCAGAGGTACCTGGATTTCCTCTTCTTCTGCTTCCCTGCAACTTCTCACCGATCACTCCACTTCTCAAGCCATCCTGATCGTCCGTTCCGGAGGAAGGATCCAT GAAGAGCACTTCATTTCCAAGCTGCTTTTCTCTTGGCCTCAGGTATCATGTGTCTCTGGATTTCCTGCCAGGGGTAGCAGAGTTGTATTCGTGAGCTATAAAGATTGTGTTAGCCAG GTTCAGAAGTTTGCCTTGCGGTTTTCAACAATTTACGAAACTGAAAGATTCATAAATGCTTTAAAG GATATCTTGAAGGATGTGGAGGACATTGAGCTTCTCAGTAGTGGCTTCGTAACTGAAGTTTCATCACAATCTGAGTTTGTTTCTTCTAATATACCTCCCTATAG AATTAGTGAGGAATTGAGTGTTCCTGTTCACTCGCACTGTTCTTTGTTGCCCCCCAGCTCAAACCATGAAGTTGAGCAGCACTCACGTTCTCAGGAAACTGCAGTTAATCATAATTGTGAAGGCACTTTCGTGGACATGCCACCCAGCTTCACATCATTATTAACTAACTGTTGCTTTGAGACGCAAG CTGCAGCACAACCAACTATAACTGAGGAAATGGATCTCAAATCCCAAATTGCG AGATACATGGAAGACTCTTCATTCCAAG ATATGTTGTTTAAAGTAGAGAAAGTTATCAGTGAAATGGGAGATGATTTGATGCTGTAA
- the LOC100254623 gene encoding protein POOR HOMOLOGOUS SYNAPSIS 1 isoform X2 — MAGALVTMATEHSDKSMAAIRDEWEIQFSRFFNNPALSSTCSSSTIHPDLIRKTRSLRRGTWISSSSASLQLLTDHSTSQAILIVRSGGRIHEEHFISKLLFSWPQVSCVSGFPARGSRVVFVSYKDCVSQVQKFALRFSTIYETERFINALKDILKDVEDIELLSSGFVTEVSSQSEISEELSVPVHSHCSLLPPSSNHEVEQHSRSQETAVNHNCEGTFVDMPPSFTSLLTNCCFETQAAAQPTITEEMDLKSQIARYMEDSSFQDMLFKVEKVISEMGDDLML, encoded by the exons atggcAGGCGCTCTGGTGACAATGGCCACTGAACACTCAGACAAGTCCATGGCCGCCATTAGAGATGAGTGGGAGATCCAATTTTCTCGCTTCTTTAACAATCCTGCTCTCTCCTCCACCTGTTCTTCCTCTACTATTCACCCTGACCTCATCAGAAAAACAAGAAGTTTACGCAGAGGTACCTGGATTTCCTCTTCTTCTGCTTCCCTGCAACTTCTCACCGATCACTCCACTTCTCAAGCCATCCTGATCGTCCGTTCCGGAGGAAGGATCCAT GAAGAGCACTTCATTTCCAAGCTGCTTTTCTCTTGGCCTCAGGTATCATGTGTCTCTGGATTTCCTGCCAGGGGTAGCAGAGTTGTATTCGTGAGCTATAAAGATTGTGTTAGCCAG GTTCAGAAGTTTGCCTTGCGGTTTTCAACAATTTACGAAACTGAAAGATTCATAAATGCTTTAAAG GATATCTTGAAGGATGTGGAGGACATTGAGCTTCTCAGTAGTGGCTTCGTAACTGAAGTTTCATCACAATCTGA AATTAGTGAGGAATTGAGTGTTCCTGTTCACTCGCACTGTTCTTTGTTGCCCCCCAGCTCAAACCATGAAGTTGAGCAGCACTCACGTTCTCAGGAAACTGCAGTTAATCATAATTGTGAAGGCACTTTCGTGGACATGCCACCCAGCTTCACATCATTATTAACTAACTGTTGCTTTGAGACGCAAG CTGCAGCACAACCAACTATAACTGAGGAAATGGATCTCAAATCCCAAATTGCG AGATACATGGAAGACTCTTCATTCCAAG ATATGTTGTTTAAAGTAGAGAAAGTTATCAGTGAAATGGGAGATGATTTGATGCTGTAA
- the LOC100254623 gene encoding protein POOR HOMOLOGOUS SYNAPSIS 1 isoform X3, with product MAGALVTMATEHSDKSMAAIRDEWEIQFSRFFNNPALSSTCSSSTIHPDLIRKTRSLRRGTWISSSSASLQLLTDHSTSQAILIVRSGGRIHVSCVSGFPARGSRVVFVSYKDCVSQVQKFALRFSTIYETERFINALKDILKDVEDIELLSSGFVTEVSSQSEFVSSNIPPYRISEELSVPVHSHCSLLPPSSNHEVEQHSRSQETAVNHNCEGTFVDMPPSFTSLLTNCCFETQAAAQPTITEEMDLKSQIARYMEDSSFQDMLFKVEKVISEMGDDLML from the exons atggcAGGCGCTCTGGTGACAATGGCCACTGAACACTCAGACAAGTCCATGGCCGCCATTAGAGATGAGTGGGAGATCCAATTTTCTCGCTTCTTTAACAATCCTGCTCTCTCCTCCACCTGTTCTTCCTCTACTATTCACCCTGACCTCATCAGAAAAACAAGAAGTTTACGCAGAGGTACCTGGATTTCCTCTTCTTCTGCTTCCCTGCAACTTCTCACCGATCACTCCACTTCTCAAGCCATCCTGATCGTCCGTTCCGGAGGAAGGATCCAT GTATCATGTGTCTCTGGATTTCCTGCCAGGGGTAGCAGAGTTGTATTCGTGAGCTATAAAGATTGTGTTAGCCAG GTTCAGAAGTTTGCCTTGCGGTTTTCAACAATTTACGAAACTGAAAGATTCATAAATGCTTTAAAG GATATCTTGAAGGATGTGGAGGACATTGAGCTTCTCAGTAGTGGCTTCGTAACTGAAGTTTCATCACAATCTGAGTTTGTTTCTTCTAATATACCTCCCTATAG AATTAGTGAGGAATTGAGTGTTCCTGTTCACTCGCACTGTTCTTTGTTGCCCCCCAGCTCAAACCATGAAGTTGAGCAGCACTCACGTTCTCAGGAAACTGCAGTTAATCATAATTGTGAAGGCACTTTCGTGGACATGCCACCCAGCTTCACATCATTATTAACTAACTGTTGCTTTGAGACGCAAG CTGCAGCACAACCAACTATAACTGAGGAAATGGATCTCAAATCCCAAATTGCG AGATACATGGAAGACTCTTCATTCCAAG ATATGTTGTTTAAAGTAGAGAAAGTTATCAGTGAAATGGGAGATGATTTGATGCTGTAA
- the LOC100254623 gene encoding protein POOR HOMOLOGOUS SYNAPSIS 1 isoform X5 yields the protein MAGALVTMATEHSDKSMAAIRDEWEIQFSRFFNNPALSSTCSSSTIHPDLIRKTRSLRRGTWISSSSASLQLLTDHSTSQAILIVRSGGRIHEEHFISKLLFSWPQVSCVSGFPARGSRVVFVSYKDCVSQDILKDVEDIELLSSGFVTEVSSQSEFVSSNIPPYRISEELSVPVHSHCSLLPPSSNHEVEQHSRSQETAVNHNCEGTFVDMPPSFTSLLTNCCFETQAAAQPTITEEMDLKSQIARYMEDSSFQDMLFKVEKVISEMGDDLML from the exons atggcAGGCGCTCTGGTGACAATGGCCACTGAACACTCAGACAAGTCCATGGCCGCCATTAGAGATGAGTGGGAGATCCAATTTTCTCGCTTCTTTAACAATCCTGCTCTCTCCTCCACCTGTTCTTCCTCTACTATTCACCCTGACCTCATCAGAAAAACAAGAAGTTTACGCAGAGGTACCTGGATTTCCTCTTCTTCTGCTTCCCTGCAACTTCTCACCGATCACTCCACTTCTCAAGCCATCCTGATCGTCCGTTCCGGAGGAAGGATCCAT GAAGAGCACTTCATTTCCAAGCTGCTTTTCTCTTGGCCTCAGGTATCATGTGTCTCTGGATTTCCTGCCAGGGGTAGCAGAGTTGTATTCGTGAGCTATAAAGATTGTGTTAGCCAG GATATCTTGAAGGATGTGGAGGACATTGAGCTTCTCAGTAGTGGCTTCGTAACTGAAGTTTCATCACAATCTGAGTTTGTTTCTTCTAATATACCTCCCTATAG AATTAGTGAGGAATTGAGTGTTCCTGTTCACTCGCACTGTTCTTTGTTGCCCCCCAGCTCAAACCATGAAGTTGAGCAGCACTCACGTTCTCAGGAAACTGCAGTTAATCATAATTGTGAAGGCACTTTCGTGGACATGCCACCCAGCTTCACATCATTATTAACTAACTGTTGCTTTGAGACGCAAG CTGCAGCACAACCAACTATAACTGAGGAAATGGATCTCAAATCCCAAATTGCG AGATACATGGAAGACTCTTCATTCCAAG ATATGTTGTTTAAAGTAGAGAAAGTTATCAGTGAAATGGGAGATGATTTGATGCTGTAA
- the LOC100249514 gene encoding peroxidase 5, whose protein sequence is MEAAATIITAVVILCWLQFSSVECHWRLRNPRQPNQTEASTRPQGTLLQSNDKLQDRFYRNTCPQAENIIAKSVYDAVLVQPGLAAGLIRLHFHDCFVNGCDASILLDTTPSGEPVEKTSRANVFASQIFKYIDRLKADIERECPGVVSCADILAYATREAVKEEGLPYYLVPGGRRDGLSSSASNVAGNIPSPNESLKNMTQIFLTKGLSIEDMVVLFGAHSIGHTRCRSLFKRLYNYSSTQAQDPSMDFAHSLYLKGLCPKAGPLLQEVIDKVMVPLEPITPSRLDTLYYTQLLKGEGVLQSDQALTNNPTTNEIVKRFSQNPLEWGARFTNAMINLGKVDVLTGQEGEIRRNCRAVN, encoded by the exons ATGGAAGCAGCTGCAACAATAATCACAGCGGTGGTCATCTTGTGCTGGCTCCAATTCTCATCGGTGGAATGCCACTGGAGGTTACGGAATCCACGACAACCCAACCAAACAGAGGCCAGCACACGACCACAGGGGACCCTACTTCAGAGCAACGACAAATTACAGGACAGATTCTACAGGAACACTTGCCCCCAAGCGGAGAACATTATCGCTAAATCTGTTTACGATGCCGTCCTCGTCCAGCCAGGGTTAGCTGCGGGCCTTATTCGCCTTCATTTTCATGACTGCTTCGTCAAC GGGTGTGATGCCTCCATCCTCTTGGACACAACCCCTTCTGGGGAGCCTGTAGAGAAGACATCACGAGCCAATGTGTTTGCCAGTCAAATCTTTAAATACATTGACCGACTCAAGGCAGATATTGAGCGCGAATGCCCCGGGGTTGTGTCTTGCGCCGACATATTAGCCTATGCAACGCGCGAAGCTGTTAAGGAAGAGGGTCTCCCCTATTACCTAGTCCCAGGTGGGCGCCGTGATGGTCTGTCTTCTTCTGCTAGCAACGTAGCTGGTAACATCCCTTCTCCAAACGAGTCCTTAAAAAATATGACACAAATCTTCCTGACGAAAGGCTTGTCCATAGAAGATATGGTTGTTCTATTTGGTGCACACTCAATTGGCCATACGCGCTGCAGAAGCCTCTTCAAAAGACTATACAATTACAGCTCAACTCAAGCCCAAGACCCCAGCATGGACTTCGCACACTCTCTCTATCTCAAGGGCTTGTGCCCCAAGGCAGGGCCATTGCTTCAAGAGGTGATAGACAAGGTAATGGTGCCACTTGAACCCATCACACCATCGAGGCTGGATACCCTTTACTACACCCAGCTGTTGAAAGGGGAAGGGGTGCTCCAGTCAGATCAGGCGTTGACTAATAATCCCACCACCAATGAGATTGTAAAGAGATTCTCTCAAAATCCATTGGAGTGGGGCGCTAGATTCACTAATGCCATGATTAACCTTGGAAAGGTGGATGTGCTTACAGGACAAGAAGGGGAGATCAGGAGAAACTGTAGGGCCGTTAATTAA